GAGCTGGCGCAAGACCTCCATAGAAGATTTGATTTATTAGGCTCTCTTAGCCCTGAAGTTGCCAAAGAGTATAGAAGTTTCATACTGAGGGCTTTTCAAGGCACAAAATTAAACCAGTATTTAACAGAGCAATGTGTTATAGAATTCATGTTCGACCTCATAGGAGAAATAAATCCGGATTGGAAGGTTCTTGATTTCGAGTGCGGAAGCGGAGGGTTTCTTGCGATTGCGGCAGAGCGTGGAGTGCCCGCGGAAAACATGCTCGGCATAGACATAGACGAGCTTCCCTGCATCATTGCAAAAACATATCTTGCCCTTCATTTCGGCAAGACCGGAAGGGAAATAGGCAGGATACCTATAAAAGAAGGTAATGGTTTGCTCAGGCATGGCAATGATTGGGATTTGGTCGTGGGAAATCCCGCTGGAAGTTCTCTTTATGGAAAAAACGACATAGAAACTGTTCTGAAAAACCTCGAAAGAGACCTCAATATAGACGGCAAAGACGACATCTTCTCGGAATACAATTTCTCCATTCAGCAGGCTGTAAGGTCTTGCAGGGTCGGTGGCAGGATATGCCTCGTTCTGCCAGAAGGATTTTTCTCGAATTCACAGGATGAATTCCTTAGAAGATATGTAGCCAAGCACTGTAGAGTTCTTGCGATTGTAAGCCTTCCAAGAGGTGTCTTCAAAAAAGGCAAAACTACAAAGTCCATGGAGACAAAAGGTCAAGTAGCCACAATGAAGATGTCCATTCTCTATGCGGAAAAGCTCAAACTGGTGATAGATGGTGCCGGGATAGATGCCGCTAAAGAAGGTTTCGAATATCCCGTATTTATGACAAACATAACGAGTCCAGAATCGACTGCTGGTGAGGTCTGTAAATGGCTCAAATCGAGGCTTAATATGGTTTTAAACGAATGGGAAAGTTGGAAGTGGCAACATCAGTTAGTTAAATTAGGTAATGATAGGTAGTATGCGGTTTTATAAGCTGAGAATATACAGTATAGAGTTGTTGCTTACCCATGCGGAGAATTCTGTCTGGAGAAAGAGATTATTAAAAATAACAGTGCTG
This DNA window, taken from Nitrospirota bacterium, encodes the following:
- a CDS encoding N-6 DNA methylase encodes the protein MPERSESDYILNDIVPLLTRFGYPNAGDHERIKVDTIPTFGATGKKSGSMDIVYYHEGEPLLLVEAKRKYKAHDAALKQAEYYIRNFPSDKKEYAKSGIPPRYIATTVGKEIKFYYYKTDIKNGIAIRQISEPIEILRFDELLEKYGLVKGYKPKTLDAESFRKDFLNYLLDVYTPEDRMITKDVIEKISLHILSYLQSQKTYTLNPPYSDLAGKLFKQELAQDLHRRFDLLGSLSPEVAKEYRSFILRAFQGTKLNQYLTEQCVIEFMFDLIGEINPDWKVLDFECGSGGFLAIAAERGVPAENMLGIDIDELPCIIAKTYLALHFGKTGREIGRIPIKEGNGLLRHGNDWDLVVGNPAGSSLYGKNDIETVLKNLERDLNIDGKDDIFSEYNFSIQQAVRSCRVGGRICLVLPEGFFSNSQDEFLRRYVAKHCRVLAIVSLPRGVFKKGKTTKSMETKGQVATMKMSILYAEKLKLVIDGAGIDAAKEGFEYPVFMTNITSPESTAGEVCKWLKSRLNMVLNEWESWKWQHQLVKLGNDR